Proteins from one Acidihalobacter prosperus genomic window:
- the def gene encoding peptide deformylase, whose amino-acid sequence MAILDILHFPDTRLRTKAKPVAQVDDEVRRIVGDMFETMYSAPGIGLAATQVNIHRRIIVIDVSSERDEPLCLINPELIACDGEEEMEEGCLSVPGYYETVRRAERIRVRALDQTGKSFTLEADGLLAVCIQHEIDHLDGKLFVDYLSPLKRNRIRSKLEKQSRLEANSARESSPAI is encoded by the coding sequence ATGGCCATTCTCGACATTCTGCATTTCCCCGATACCCGCTTGCGCACGAAGGCCAAACCGGTTGCGCAGGTTGACGACGAGGTGCGCCGGATCGTCGGGGACATGTTCGAGACGATGTATTCGGCGCCAGGCATCGGGCTTGCGGCCACGCAGGTCAATATCCATCGCCGGATCATCGTGATCGACGTGTCCTCGGAACGGGACGAGCCGCTGTGCCTGATCAATCCGGAGCTGATCGCGTGCGATGGCGAGGAAGAAATGGAGGAGGGCTGCCTGTCGGTGCCGGGATACTACGAAACGGTGCGTCGCGCCGAGCGGATCAGGGTCCGCGCGCTGGATCAGACCGGCAAGTCCTTCACTCTCGAGGCCGACGGCCTGCTGGCCGTGTGCATACAGCATGAGATCGATCACCTCGACGGCAAGTTGTTCGTGGACTACTTGTCGCCGCTCAAGCGCAACCGGATTCGCAGCAAGCTGGAAAAACAGTCCCGTCTCGAGGCGAACAGCGCCCGCGAAAGCTCGCCGGCCATCTGA
- the fmt gene encoding methionyl-tRNA formyltransferase, with protein MPPLNVIYAGTPEFAVPALQALVAAGHRVRAVYTQPDRPAGRGRQLRPSPVKVAAQALDIPVEQPQTLRDAAVLGQLSQYAPDVMVVAAYGLMLPQAVLDLPRMGCLNIHASLLPRWRGAAPIQRAIEAGDAETGVTIMQMEAGLDTGPMLLRRGTPIHPEDSAGSLHERLAALGAAALIETLDRLTAGGLQAQSQNPDQASYARKLSKAEAAVDWYKPAVEIVRKIQAFNPWPVAETRYGGQPLKLLEARLLVCPGLAPPGTIFAESRDGVDVAAGEGCVRLLRLQLPGRRVQTAAEFINGRSLIGQALDS; from the coding sequence ATGCCGCCGCTGAACGTGATCTATGCGGGTACGCCGGAATTCGCCGTGCCCGCGCTACAGGCGCTGGTGGCGGCCGGCCACAGGGTCCGTGCCGTGTACACGCAACCCGACCGACCGGCCGGCCGGGGGCGTCAACTGCGTCCCAGTCCGGTCAAGGTGGCCGCGCAAGCACTGGATATCCCGGTGGAGCAGCCACAGACGTTGCGCGATGCGGCGGTACTGGGTCAATTGTCGCAATATGCCCCGGACGTGATGGTCGTGGCGGCCTATGGACTGATGTTGCCGCAGGCCGTGCTCGACTTGCCCCGCATGGGCTGCCTCAACATCCATGCCTCGTTGTTGCCGCGTTGGCGCGGAGCCGCGCCGATCCAGCGGGCGATCGAGGCCGGAGACGCCGAAACCGGCGTCACCATTATGCAGATGGAGGCCGGGCTGGATACAGGCCCGATGCTGCTGCGACGCGGCACACCGATCCATCCGGAAGACAGTGCAGGAAGCTTGCACGAGCGGCTCGCGGCGCTGGGCGCCGCAGCGCTGATCGAGACGCTGGACCGGCTGACGGCGGGTGGCTTGCAGGCCCAGTCACAGAATCCCGACCAGGCCAGCTACGCGCGCAAGCTGTCCAAGGCCGAGGCCGCCGTCGACTGGTATAAGCCGGCTGTGGAGATCGTCCGCAAGATACAGGCCTTCAATCCCTGGCCGGTGGCGGAAACGCGCTATGGCGGGCAACCGCTCAAGCTGCTCGAGGCGCGCCTGCTGGTTTGCCCCGGGCTTGCGCCGCCTGGCACGATTTTCGCCGAGTCGCGCGACGGTGTGGACGTGGCCGCAGGCGAAGGATGCGTGCGCCTGTTGCGGCTGCAACTCCCCGGTCGACGCGTTCAGACGGCCGCCGAATTCATCAACGGAAGAAGTCTGATTGGCCAAGCGCTCGACAGCTAG
- a CDS encoding DUF4390 domain-containing protein has protein sequence MSGLSVRAYLRGMAMALGLACTAWLLGAPPAHAESDRFSIVRAHAYQIYSVYYLDATARIPLDATLRGALTNGVSVVIAYDIRVVHTRGWWFDDTVATLTQRYRLRYHALSRRYLVDNLNTGISHSFSRLSEALDDIANLRRLPLLDQTLLTKGRHYQVDLKVRVDAGDYPLPLRVRAFLEGAWRPSSDWYRCPLN, from the coding sequence GTGAGTGGTCTGTCCGTCCGCGCATATCTGCGCGGGATGGCCATGGCACTCGGGCTGGCGTGCACCGCGTGGCTGTTGGGCGCGCCGCCGGCACACGCGGAAAGCGACAGGTTCTCGATCGTGCGCGCGCATGCCTATCAGATCTATTCGGTCTACTACCTGGATGCAACGGCACGCATTCCCCTGGACGCCACGCTGCGCGGCGCCCTGACCAATGGCGTCAGCGTGGTCATCGCCTATGACATCCGGGTGGTACACACGCGCGGCTGGTGGTTCGACGACACCGTCGCCACGCTGACCCAGCGTTACCGGCTGCGCTATCACGCCCTGTCGCGGCGTTATCTTGTCGATAACCTCAATACCGGTATCTCGCACAGCTTCTCCCGTCTGAGCGAGGCGCTGGATGACATCGCGAACCTTCGGCGCCTGCCCTTGTTGGACCAGACCCTGCTGACCAAGGGACGTCATTACCAGGTGGATCTCAAGGTGCGCGTGGATGCCGGCGACTACCCGTTGCCGTTACGCGTGCGCGCCTTCCTGGAGGGTGCCTGGCGTCCGTCGAGCGACTGGTATCGATGCCCGTTGAACTGA
- a CDS encoding sensor histidine kinase, translating into MPVELKRLTNRAWPAVLLIVLTLLSVLAMSGAVENSARFSRHYIWLLVFNTVVLLALSLLIAANLYWAVRQAKRQEPGARLTLHLVLLFILIALVPVSVVYFFSIRFLDQGIDSWFDVRIERALSDALDLGRGALTERMHDLQRQTRDAAEGLSGVSDLRLPVALVTLRARLQASEVAVFGADDHIIAASTDPPGRVVPNLPPADALRHYRRDHGYAGLEPEGGHRLQIRILMPIPAPPGSVEALQPPRMLQAVFQVPGRASELASQVQDTFDHYQELTFLRTPLKQSFVLTLSLVLLLSVLAAVWAALYSARRVVQPIRRLIDAIRRVAGGDLQAKLPLTRGDELGLVARSFNEMTARLLSGYEETERGRRQLERQRRYLQTVLEHLTSGVLTIDRNGVLRTANAAAEHILETTLDPFYGRRLADLGSHTQLIHGLYQAIAARLIEPADSWEQEVELFGENGRKILICRGARLPEQPGEGSIGGGSVIVFDDITALIRAQRDAAWGEVARRLAHEVRNPLTPIQLSAERLRRKLLPHVSAADARILERSTDTIVQQVESMKQLVNAFSEYARAPVMQLSEVDFNAAVAEVIELYGAHPGVSLTFAPTEAVGLLYADPGRLRQLLHNLLKNAVEAVRDKPLGEVHVETCVTQRADQPFVELRISDNGEGIPDTLRGQIFEPYVSGKTGGSGLGLAVVKKIVEEHNGLVWAEPRREGGTCLVVRLPRWRAAVGDA; encoded by the coding sequence ATGCCCGTTGAACTGAAGCGGCTGACCAACCGCGCCTGGCCGGCGGTGCTGCTGATCGTCCTGACACTGCTGTCGGTGCTGGCCATGTCCGGTGCGGTGGAGAACTCCGCGCGTTTCAGCCGCCATTACATCTGGCTGCTGGTGTTCAATACGGTGGTGCTGTTGGCGCTGTCGCTGCTGATCGCGGCCAACCTCTACTGGGCCGTGCGCCAGGCGAAGCGTCAGGAACCGGGAGCGCGCCTGACCCTACACCTGGTGCTGTTGTTCATATTGATCGCGCTGGTGCCGGTTTCGGTCGTGTACTTTTTCTCGATCCGTTTTCTCGACCAGGGCATCGACAGCTGGTTCGACGTGCGCATCGAACGCGCCCTCAGCGATGCGCTGGATCTGGGTCGCGGTGCGCTGACCGAGCGCATGCACGATCTGCAGCGACAGACACGCGATGCCGCTGAAGGTCTGTCGGGCGTTTCGGATCTCCGCCTGCCGGTGGCGCTGGTGACATTGCGCGCCCGCCTGCAGGCCAGCGAGGTCGCGGTATTCGGTGCCGACGACCATATCATCGCCGCGAGCACGGACCCGCCAGGGCGGGTGGTGCCCAATCTGCCGCCCGCGGACGCCTTGCGCCATTACCGGCGTGATCACGGTTATGCCGGGCTCGAACCCGAAGGCGGCCACCGCCTGCAGATCCGCATACTGATGCCGATTCCGGCACCGCCAGGCTCCGTGGAAGCCCTGCAGCCGCCGCGCATGCTGCAGGCCGTGTTCCAGGTGCCGGGGCGTGCCAGCGAACTGGCCTCCCAGGTGCAGGACACCTTCGACCACTATCAGGAACTGACATTTCTGCGCACGCCGCTCAAGCAGAGCTTCGTGCTGACGCTGTCGCTGGTGCTGCTGCTCTCCGTGCTGGCGGCGGTGTGGGCGGCGCTCTACTCGGCGCGCCGCGTGGTGCAGCCGATCCGCCGTCTGATCGACGCGATCCGGCGCGTGGCCGGCGGCGACCTGCAGGCCAAGTTGCCGCTGACAAGGGGAGACGAACTGGGGCTCGTGGCCCGCTCGTTCAACGAGATGACCGCGCGCCTGCTGAGCGGCTACGAGGAAACCGAGCGGGGGCGTCGTCAGCTGGAGCGGCAGCGCCGCTACCTGCAGACGGTGCTCGAACATCTGACCTCGGGCGTGTTGACCATCGACCGCAACGGAGTACTGCGTACGGCCAATGCCGCTGCCGAGCATATCCTCGAAACCACGCTGGACCCGTTTTACGGGCGCCGGCTAGCGGATCTCGGCAGCCACACCCAGCTCATCCACGGCCTGTACCAGGCGATCGCCGCGCGGCTCATCGAGCCCGCCGATTCCTGGGAGCAGGAGGTCGAGCTGTTCGGTGAGAACGGCCGCAAGATACTGATCTGCCGCGGGGCGCGTCTGCCCGAGCAGCCGGGCGAGGGCAGCATCGGCGGCGGCAGCGTGATCGTATTCGACGATATTACCGCGCTGATCCGTGCCCAGCGCGATGCGGCCTGGGGAGAGGTGGCGCGCCGACTGGCGCACGAAGTGCGCAATCCGCTGACGCCGATCCAGCTATCGGCCGAACGGCTGCGACGCAAGCTGTTGCCGCATGTGAGCGCGGCCGATGCGCGTATTCTGGAGCGGTCGACCGATACGATCGTGCAGCAGGTGGAGAGCATGAAACAGCTGGTGAACGCCTTCAGCGAATATGCGCGTGCGCCGGTCATGCAGCTCAGCGAAGTCGATTTCAATGCCGCCGTGGCCGAAGTGATCGAGCTGTACGGCGCGCATCCGGGCGTTTCGCTGACGTTTGCGCCGACCGAAGCGGTCGGTCTGCTTTATGCTGATCCGGGGCGTCTGAGGCAGTTGCTGCACAATCTGCTCAAGAACGCGGTGGAGGCGGTACGCGACAAGCCACTCGGCGAAGTGCACGTCGAGACCTGCGTGACCCAGCGGGCAGACCAGCCCTTCGTGGAGTTACGGATCAGCGACAATGGCGAGGGTATCCCCGACACGCTGCGCGGCCAGATCTTCGAGCCTTACGTGAGCGGCAAGACCGGCGGCAGCGGCTTGGGCTTGGCCGTGGTGAAAAAGATCGTCGAGGAACACAACGGTTTGGTCTGGGCCGAGCCGCGCAGGGAAGGCGGGACGTGTTTGGTGGTCAGATTGCCGCGCTGGCGCGCGGCGGTGGGGGACGCATGA
- the rsmB gene encoding 16S rRNA (cytosine(967)-C(5))-methyltransferase RsmB — translation MAKRSTARPPDPRALAVEVVDSVRRQGRSLSQALPRAERQLAAGPPRALLRERAYGLLRYAPRLDAWLDALVTQPLRARDAPVARLIQLGLYELFFLRTPDYAAVNEAVALAGRLGRPWAARLVNGVLRNAQRREAELTALTARVDSARLAHPDWLIERIRGDWGDAAEAVFAANNARAPMTLRINRAKTDIETYAAMLRTEGIGAKAGRHAPDSLVLAQPVDVEALPGFRAGWVSVQDEAAQLAAGLVAASPAHRVLDACAAPGGKTAHLIERAGGTLDITAVEIEPDRLARVDDTLRRLDLSAHLLAADAGMPRDWWDGRAYDRILLDAPCSATGVIRRHPDIKLLRRASDIAGLAERQQALLEALWPLLAQGGRLVYATCSIVPDENQRVIEHFMRNHADATEWPIVADWGRAMTHGRQILPGEDGMDGFYYACLLKAPT, via the coding sequence TTGGCCAAGCGCTCGACAGCTAGGCCACCCGATCCTCGCGCGCTGGCGGTGGAGGTGGTCGACTCGGTGCGTCGCCAGGGGCGCTCGCTGAGCCAGGCGTTGCCGCGCGCCGAGCGGCAGCTGGCGGCGGGTCCGCCGCGCGCACTGCTGCGCGAGCGCGCCTACGGCCTGCTCCGCTATGCGCCGCGGCTGGATGCCTGGCTGGATGCGCTGGTCACCCAGCCGCTGCGGGCGCGCGACGCACCGGTGGCGCGTCTGATCCAGCTCGGGCTATACGAACTCTTTTTCCTGCGCACGCCGGATTACGCGGCCGTCAACGAGGCCGTCGCGCTGGCGGGGCGTCTCGGGCGGCCGTGGGCGGCACGGCTGGTCAATGGCGTGCTGCGCAACGCGCAACGGCGGGAGGCCGAGCTGACAGCGCTCACGGCGCGCGTGGACAGCGCGCGACTGGCCCACCCCGACTGGCTGATCGAGCGCATTCGTGGCGACTGGGGAGACGCCGCCGAAGCGGTGTTCGCGGCCAACAACGCGCGCGCGCCGATGACCTTGCGCATCAATCGCGCGAAAACGGATATCGAGACGTATGCGGCGATGCTGCGGACGGAAGGTATCGGCGCCAAAGCGGGCCGGCATGCGCCGGACAGCCTGGTGCTGGCGCAGCCCGTCGATGTCGAGGCGTTGCCGGGTTTTCGTGCGGGATGGGTGTCCGTGCAGGACGAGGCCGCACAGTTGGCGGCAGGGCTTGTGGCGGCGTCGCCGGCGCATCGTGTGCTCGATGCGTGCGCTGCGCCAGGCGGCAAAACCGCTCATCTGATCGAGCGGGCGGGCGGCACGCTCGATATCACCGCCGTCGAGATCGAGCCGGATCGGCTAGCGCGCGTCGACGACACCCTGCGTCGCCTCGACCTGTCGGCACATCTGCTCGCCGCCGATGCCGGAATGCCGCGCGACTGGTGGGACGGGCGCGCCTACGATCGCATCCTGCTCGATGCGCCCTGTTCGGCAACGGGCGTGATCCGTCGTCACCCAGATATCAAGCTGTTGCGTCGGGCTTCCGATATTGCGGGGTTGGCAGAGCGTCAGCAGGCATTGCTCGAAGCCCTCTGGCCACTGCTCGCACAGGGCGGTAGGCTTGTCTACGCGACGTGCTCCATCGTGCCCGACGAAAATCAGCGCGTGATCGAGCATTTCATGCGCAATCACGCCGACGCGACGGAGTGGCCGATAGTCGCCGACTGGGGCAGAGCGATGACGCACGGCCGACAGATCCTTCCTGGGGAAGACGGCATGGACGGCTTTTATTACGCCTGTTTGCTCAAGGCGCCGACGTGA